One genomic segment of Aliarcobacter cibarius includes these proteins:
- a CDS encoding Sua5 YciO YrdC YwlC family protein yields MNPNLVYLVQTDTTVGFSSINDEKLSATKQRDKNQKNLKTVDSFNTLKEFTRIPKKYNKLVRNSKKSTFIYPNLSSFRVISKESHFFDFIKKFKILSSTSANKTKENFQYEYAINNSDVEVINNLGFFETTSSRIYKIGKNSLTRIR; encoded by the coding sequence ATGAATCCTAATTTGGTGTACCTGGTACAAACTGATACCACTGTTGGTTTCTCATCAATTAATGATGAGAAACTTTCAGCTACCAAACAAAGAGATAAAAATCAAAAAAATCTTAAAACAGTAGATAGTTTTAATACTTTAAAAGAATTTACAAGAATTCCTAAAAAATATAATAAATTAGTTAGAAATAGTAAAAAATCTACATTCATTTATCCAAATTTATCATCATTTAGAGTGATATCTAAAGAATCACATTTCTTTGATTTTATAAAAAAATTCAAGATTCTTTCTTCAACATCTGCTAATAAAACAAAAGAAAATTTTCAATATGAATATGCTATAAATAATTCAGATGTGGAAGTGATAAATAATCTGGGTTTTTTTGAAACAACATCTTCAAGAATTTATAAAATTGGTAAAAATAGTTTAACAAGAATAAGGTAG